The following proteins come from a genomic window of Leopardus geoffroyi isolate Oge1 chromosome A3, O.geoffroyi_Oge1_pat1.0, whole genome shotgun sequence:
- the LOC123580338 gene encoding cytochrome c oxidase subunit 4 isoform 2, mitochondrial isoform X3: protein MRRLGPLLSPPMFFRAVWSLVLRKGGPRMRQMHSPGSAAHSKEKMPPYTNYHAQRSYPMPDEPFCTELNAEQRALKEKEKGSWTQLTHDEKVALYRLQFHETFAEMNRRSNEWKTVMGCVFFFFGFTALMIWWQRIYGGCPSSSH, encoded by the exons ATGCGGCGGCTTGGACCCCTGCTTTCGCCACCG atgttctTCAGAGCTGTCTGGAGCTTGGTGCTGAGGAAAGGAGGACCCAGGATGCGGCAGATGCACAGCCCGGGAAGCGCTG CCCACAGCAAGGAGAAGATGCCCCCCTACACTAACTACCATGCCCAGCGCTCCTACCCCATGCCCGATGAGCCCTtctgcacagagctcaacgcTGAGCAGCGGGccctgaaggagaaagagaagggcagcTGGACCCAGCTGACCCATGACGAGAAGGTGGCCT TGTACCGGCTCCAGTTCCATGAGACCTTCGCGGAGATGAACCGTCGCTCCAATGAGTGGAAGACAGTGATGGGctgtgtcttcttcttttttggatTCACAGCTCTGATGATTTGGTGGCAGCGGATCTATG GTGGCTGCCCCAGCTCCAGCCATTAA
- the ID1 gene encoding DNA-binding protein inhibitor ID-1 encodes MKVATGSAAAAAGPSCALKAGKTAGGAGEVVRCLSEQSVAISRCAGGAGARLPALLDEQQVNVLLYDMNGCYSRLKELVPTLPQNRKVSRVEILQHVIDYIWDLELELNSESQVGTPGGRGLPARAPLSTLNGEISALAAEAACVPADDRILCR; translated from the exons ATGAAGGTCGCCACTGGCAGCGCCGCGGCCGCCGCGGGCCCCAGCTGCGCGCTGAAGGCCGGCAAGACCGCAGGCGGCGCGGGCGAGGTGGTGCGCTGTCTGTCCGAGCAGAGCGTGGCCATCTCGCGCTGCGCGGGGGGCGCCGGGGCGCGCCTGCCTGCCCTGCTCGACGAGCAGCAGGTGAATGTGCTGCTCTACGACATGAACGGCTGCTACTCGCGCCTCAAGGAGCTggtgcccaccctcccccagaaCCGTAAGGTGAGCCGGGTGGAGATCCTCCAGCACGTCATCGACTACATCTGGGACCTGGAGTTGGAGCTGAACTCGGAATCCCAAGTCGGGACCCCCGGGGGCCGGGGGCTCCCCGCCCGGGCTCCGCTGAGCACCCTCAACGGCGAGATCAGCGCTCTGGCGGCCGAG GCGGCTTGTGTTCCAGCGGACGATCGCATTTTGTGTCGCTGA
- the LOC123580338 gene encoding cytochrome c oxidase subunit 4 isoform 2, mitochondrial isoform X2, producing the protein MFFRAVWSLVLRKGGPRMRQMHSPGSAAHSKEKMPPYTNYHAQRSYPMPDEPFCTELNAEQRALKEKEKGSWTQLTHDEKVALYRLQFHETFAEMNRRSNEWKTVMGCVFFFFGFTALMIWWQRIYVFPKKPVTLTDEWKAQQLQRILDMKGNPVQGLASRWDYEKKEWKK; encoded by the exons atgttctTCAGAGCTGTCTGGAGCTTGGTGCTGAGGAAAGGAGGACCCAGGATGCGGCAGATGCACAGCCCGGGAAGCGCTG CCCACAGCAAGGAGAAGATGCCCCCCTACACTAACTACCATGCCCAGCGCTCCTACCCCATGCCCGATGAGCCCTtctgcacagagctcaacgcTGAGCAGCGGGccctgaaggagaaagagaagggcagcTGGACCCAGCTGACCCATGACGAGAAGGTGGCCT TGTACCGGCTCCAGTTCCATGAGACCTTCGCGGAGATGAACCGTCGCTCCAATGAGTGGAAGACAGTGATGGGctgtgtcttcttcttttttggatTCACAGCTCTGATGATTTGGTGGCAGCGGATCTATG TGTTCCCTAAGAAGCCCGTCACCCTGACGGATGAGTGGAAGGCCCAGCAGCTCCAGCGCATCCTGGACATGAAGGGCAACCCCGTGCAAGGGCTGGCCTCCCGGTGGGACTATGAGAAGAAGGAGTGGAAGAAGTGA
- the LOC123580338 gene encoding cytochrome c oxidase subunit 4 isoform 2, mitochondrial isoform X1, which produces MRRLGPLLSPPMFFRAVWSLVLRKGGPRMRQMHSPGSAAHSKEKMPPYTNYHAQRSYPMPDEPFCTELNAEQRALKEKEKGSWTQLTHDEKVALYRLQFHETFAEMNRRSNEWKTVMGCVFFFFGFTALMIWWQRIYVFPKKPVTLTDEWKAQQLQRILDMKGNPVQGLASRWDYEKKEWKK; this is translated from the exons ATGCGGCGGCTTGGACCCCTGCTTTCGCCACCG atgttctTCAGAGCTGTCTGGAGCTTGGTGCTGAGGAAAGGAGGACCCAGGATGCGGCAGATGCACAGCCCGGGAAGCGCTG CCCACAGCAAGGAGAAGATGCCCCCCTACACTAACTACCATGCCCAGCGCTCCTACCCCATGCCCGATGAGCCCTtctgcacagagctcaacgcTGAGCAGCGGGccctgaaggagaaagagaagggcagcTGGACCCAGCTGACCCATGACGAGAAGGTGGCCT TGTACCGGCTCCAGTTCCATGAGACCTTCGCGGAGATGAACCGTCGCTCCAATGAGTGGAAGACAGTGATGGGctgtgtcttcttcttttttggatTCACAGCTCTGATGATTTGGTGGCAGCGGATCTATG TGTTCCCTAAGAAGCCCGTCACCCTGACGGATGAGTGGAAGGCCCAGCAGCTCCAGCGCATCCTGGACATGAAGGGCAACCCCGTGCAAGGGCTGGCCTCCCGGTGGGACTATGAGAAGAAGGAGTGGAAGAAGTGA
- the LOC123580338 gene encoding cytochrome c oxidase subunit 4 isoform 2, mitochondrial isoform X4, whose product MPPYTNYHAQRSYPMPDEPFCTELNAEQRALKEKEKGSWTQLTHDEKVALYRLQFHETFAEMNRRSNEWKTVMGCVFFFFGFTALMIWWQRIYVFPKKPVTLTDEWKAQQLQRILDMKGNPVQGLASRWDYEKKEWKK is encoded by the exons ATGCCCCCCTACACTAACTACCATGCCCAGCGCTCCTACCCCATGCCCGATGAGCCCTtctgcacagagctcaacgcTGAGCAGCGGGccctgaaggagaaagagaagggcagcTGGACCCAGCTGACCCATGACGAGAAGGTGGCCT TGTACCGGCTCCAGTTCCATGAGACCTTCGCGGAGATGAACCGTCGCTCCAATGAGTGGAAGACAGTGATGGGctgtgtcttcttcttttttggatTCACAGCTCTGATGATTTGGTGGCAGCGGATCTATG TGTTCCCTAAGAAGCCCGTCACCCTGACGGATGAGTGGAAGGCCCAGCAGCTCCAGCGCATCCTGGACATGAAGGGCAACCCCGTGCAAGGGCTGGCCTCCCGGTGGGACTATGAGAAGAAGGAGTGGAAGAAGTGA